Proteins from one Triticum aestivum cultivar Chinese Spring chromosome 7A, IWGSC CS RefSeq v2.1, whole genome shotgun sequence genomic window:
- the LOC123148998 gene encoding germin-like protein 5-1 — MAAATLLLALAVVTLGSGHVEAFDPNPLQDFCVADPTSKVHENGVACKDPAAVVAEDFLFGGLDKPGVTTSKRFGFTANQVQIPGLNTLGESHVHLDVAPGGVFPMHYHPRAAETALVLEGSVYFGFVSSYPDNKLYAKVLRKGDVFAVPQGLVHFLHNNGTAPTTLYASLSSQNPGLVLLGNSLFAGALPDDLVAKTLLTDKHTVETIKANFRRP; from the exons ATGGCTGCTGCGACGTTGCTCCTGGCGCTCGCCGTCGTCACTCTCGGCTCCGGCCATGTCGAGGCTTTCGACCCTAACCCTCTCCAGGACTTCTGCGTCGCCGACCCCACGTCCAAAG TGCACGAGAACGGGGTGGCGTGCAAGGacccggcggcggtggtggcggaggaCTTCCTCTTCGGCGGCCTCGACAAGCCGGGCGTTACGACGAGCAAGCGCTTCGGGTTCACGGCGAACCAGGTGCAGATCCCGGGCCTGAACACGCTGGGTGAGTCCCACGTCCACCTCGACGTCGCGCCGGGCGGCGTCTTCCCGATGCACTACCACCCGAGGGCGGCGGAGACGGCGCTGGTGCTGGAGGGCTCCGTCTACTTCGGCTTCGTCTCCTCCTACCCGGACAACAAGCTCTACGCCAAGGTGCTCCGCAAGGGCGACGTCTTCGCCGTACCGCAGGGGCTCGTGCACTTCCTCCACAACAACGGCACCGCGCCGACCACGCTCTACGCCTCCCTCAGCAGCCAGAACCCGGGGCTGGTGCTCCTCGGCAACTCCCTCTTCGCCGGGGCGCTCCCCGACGATCTCGTCGCCAAGACGCTCCTCACGGACAAGCACACCGTGGAGACCATCAAGGCTAACTTCCGGCGGCCTTGA